In the genome of Nonomuraea sp. NBC_00507, the window CGCCCCGGCCGGGTCGACCCGGGAGCGGCGAGTGCGCAGGAAGCCCGCGAGATCGTCCATCGGCCAAGTATCTCGCGGGCGCCGGTGGTGAAGGTGGCCCTGCCGTTACCAGGAAGCCGGGTCCGACGGAAGTGGCGCCCCTGAACGGCGGCCGCCCGGGTGTGAAGGATCGAAGGCACCTGATCCAAAGGAGTTCGCATGAAGACGCTGATCGTCTATGCCCACCCGGAGCCGAGGTCGCTCAACGGCTCGCTGAAGGACCTGGCGGTGGCCACGCTGGAGAAGGCGGGGCACGAGGTGCGGGTCAGTGACCTGTACGCGATGCGCTGGAAGGCGGTCGTGGACGCCGGGGACTTCGGCCCGTCCGCTTCGAGCCCGCTGAAGGTCGCCGCGGACTCGGGGCGGGCCTTCGACACCGGGACCCTCATCTCGGACGTCCGCGCCGAGCAGGAGAAGCTGCTGTGGGCGGACGTGATCATCTTTCAGTTCCCGTTGTGGTGGTACACGATGCCGGCGATCCTCAAAGGCTGGGTTGACCGGGTCTTCACGTACAACTTCGCGTACGGTGTCGGCGAGCACAGCGACGTCAAGTACGGGGAGCGTTTCGGTGAGGGGACCCTCGTGGGCAGGCGGGCGCTGCTGTCGGTGACCGCGGGCGGTCCGGAGTCGCACTACGCCGAGCGCGGGATCAACGGCCCGATCGACGACCTGCTGTTCCCGATCCACCACGGGATCCTTTACTACCCGGGGATCGAGGTGCTGCCGCCGTTCGTGCTGTACGGCACGGACCGGACCACCGACGAGGACTTCCCGGACATCGCCAAGGCCTGGGAGCAGCGGCTGCTGACCTTGGAGTCGACCGAGCCGATCGCGTTCCGGCGGCAGAACTTCGGCGACTACGAGATCCCGTCGCTGCACCTGAAGGAGGGGCTGGAGCCCGCGGGCCGCTCGGGATTCGGGCTGCACGTGCGGCCTTAGGGCCGGAGGTCGTTGGAGAGGTTGATCCGGATCTCCGTGTTGCGGTATCCGGCGCGCCCGAACGCGGCCGCCATCGGCGCGTTGCCCACGTCGGTGGTGGCGGTGACGCGCGACTCTCCGTTGGCCGCGTGGATGCGGGTGATCTCGGCGAGCACCTCGTCCACGTAGCCGCGCCCCCGGAACTCCGGGACCACCCCGAGATACCCGACGTTCACGTTGTACGGCGTCGCCGAGGGGATCGCCATACCCGCCACCTCACCCTCGTGCGTATAGGCGATCCGCCACCACTCCCGCTTGCCCGGCGCCCTGAGATAGAAGTCCATCTCGTCGCGCGCGGTCGCGTCCACGCCCTTGGCCGCCAGGTTCGCCCGGGTCTGGGCGTCCAGGCTGCCCTCGGCGATTCTCGTGAACACCGTCAGGAACTCCTCGTCGGAGGCCTCGGCGAACCGCAGCACACCAGTCGCCGGGGGAACCCCGTCGGCGGGTGCCCACTCGTACTGCAGCCGCTCCACTTCCCGGGTGAGGCCCGCCGCGTGTGCTGCCGCCCGCCGCCATTCCACGGCCACCGAGATGGCCGGATCGTCGCGCCAGCCGCCGGCCGCCTTGATCGCGTACTGCACCGGCTGCGGGAATCCGGCCAGCGCGGCCCTGATCAGCTCGGCGGCGACGGCGGCACGGTCACCCACTGCGGGATCCACGTCGAGGCAGTCGAGCGCGACCGGGTGCATGCTGTCCCTCGGCCCCCACCACAGCGCCCGTCCCACGACGCGGTCGTCAACCTCGGCGATCCAGGTCCATTCCGGCCGGTACATGTCCTCGGCCAGATCTGCGAGGTAACGGTCGGCGGGGATCCAGCCGACGGGCTCGGTCACGATCCACGCGGTCACGCGGTCGAGGTCGGCGGGGACGGTAGGGCGACAGGAGATCACCCGCATAAGCTAGCGAACCTTTGTCATCATCTGAGCCAAGTGTCCGGTCATTCCTTGAAGCCCGCCCTCGCGCGGCCGGAAGTCCTTCCGCACGGTTGGGAGCTGCCGTGGCCACGGGAGGGCTCCGTGCATCCAGGGCCGTCTCGTCGGCGCCGGGTCGCCGCACTGGGCTGGTGATCGGGCTGGAGTCGCCGTTGGGTCTGATGCCCTGATGGCGGCTAACCGCCCGTGAGGTGGGTTTGGGCGGCCTTGAGGAAGGGTGTGAGCAGGCGGTTGTCATCGCCTGCGCGAGTGGCGAGGGCGACCTGGCTCGGCTCCACTCCCTCCAAGGGGATGCCGATGATGTCGGGGTGGAGGGTCTCGGCGCGCAGGCCGGCCGAGACGATGGCCACGGCCTGTCCGGCCGCGATCAGTTCGAACTTCTCCTCAGGAGCCTCGATGAACGGGCCGTCCGGCGCGGGACTGCCGCCTGGCCGCGGGTCGATCCGCCAGTAGGCGTTCCAGGTCGCGTCGGGCAGACGGGGGAGGGCTTCGTCGCCGATGTCGTCGAGAGTGACGTGCTCCTTGCCGGCCAAGCGATGATCGCGGGCGAGGTTCCCTCGACAGGGCTTACCACTGCGATCGGCAACGCCGTCTACCACGCCCTAGGGGAACGGATCCGCGACCTGCCCATCACTCTGGACAAGATCATCGGAGCACTCTCGTGACCAGACAATCTGCGGCCCCGTCGCTGACGGGCCGGGCGTGGCTGCCGACCGCATCGGCGAGCTGGAAAGGCGTGTGGTGTTGCGTACCGGCATCCCGTTCGCGGTGCGGCAGCCACAGCAGTGGGCGAAGGGCGTCCGGTTCCCGCCGCTTTGACGGCTACCTGGAGTTCCAGCGGCGCCCCAGCCGATGCTGCAGTGGTTCGAGTCCCACAGGGAGTCCTGATGACACCACGCGTCGACCTATCGCTGGTCATCTGACAGCCCCAACGATCGCTTCGCGGTCCAGGACCTGGCGCGCGTAGCCGGCGGGGATCATGTGCTGCTGGAAGTCGATGTATCCGGTCATGCGGGTGCCGGCCCTTCTTCCTGTTGATGGGGCACGTCGGGGAGCCGCAACAGCCGGTCAGCCTGCTGGAGCACGGCCTCCAGGTACTGGCGTGTGGCGGCGGGGTCGGCCGATGCGTCCGGGTCGATGAGCATGCGGTACATCGCCGCGCCCACGACCATGTCGATCACGGTGTCGAGGTCGGCGTCGGTGGCCGGCCGGTCACCGACGCGGGTGCGCTCCAGCGCGGCGTGGATCAGCCGGCGGCGGGGCTGGATGTACTGTTCGCGGTAGGCGGCCAGCAGCGACGGCTGGGTGACGCTGGAGCCGATGAGCTGGGCGAGGATCGCCCGGAAGCGGCCGTCGCCGAGGGTGTGCGCCCAGGAGTCCACGAGTCGTTCGTCGACCGGCGGTGCCACGGTGTCGGTGGTGGCCCAGATGTCGTTCTCGGGGACGAGGGTGCGGGCCCGCTCGATCGCCTGGATGAGCAGTTCCTCCTTCGACGACCAGCGCCGGTAGACGGTCACCTTGGCCACACCGGCGCGCTTGGC includes:
- a CDS encoding TetR/AcrR family transcriptional regulator — translated: MTNGRRTRGRPRDPEADDAIMRAALELFVERGLEGANIEQIAKRAGVAKVTVYRRWSSKEELLIQAIERARTLVPENDIWATTDTVAPPVDERLVDSWAHTLGDGRFRAILAQLIGSSVTQPSLLAAYREQYIQPRRRLIHAALERTRVGDRPATDADLDTVIDMVVGAAMYRMLIDPDASADPAATRQYLEAVLQQADRLLRLPDVPHQQEEGPAPA
- a CDS encoding NAD(P)H-dependent oxidoreductase, which gives rise to MKTLIVYAHPEPRSLNGSLKDLAVATLEKAGHEVRVSDLYAMRWKAVVDAGDFGPSASSPLKVAADSGRAFDTGTLISDVRAEQEKLLWADVIIFQFPLWWYTMPAILKGWVDRVFTYNFAYGVGEHSDVKYGERFGEGTLVGRRALLSVTAGGPESHYAERGINGPIDDLLFPIHHGILYYPGIEVLPPFVLYGTDRTTDEDFPDIAKAWEQRLLTLESTEPIAFRRQNFGDYEIPSLHLKEGLEPAGRSGFGLHVRP
- a CDS encoding LysR substrate-binding domain-containing protein translates to MVDGVADRSGKPCRGNLARDHRLAGKEHVTLDDIGDEALPRLPDATWNAYWRIDPRPGGSPAPDGPFIEAPEEKFELIAAGQAVAIVSAGLRAETLHPDIIGIPLEGVEPSQVALATRAGDDNRLLTPFLKAAQTHLTGG
- a CDS encoding GNAT family N-acetyltransferase; the encoded protein is MISCRPTVPADLDRVTAWIVTEPVGWIPADRYLADLAEDMYRPEWTWIAEVDDRVVGRALWWGPRDSMHPVALDCLDVDPAVGDRAAVAAELIRAALAGFPQPVQYAIKAAGGWRDDPAISVAVEWRRAAAHAAGLTREVERLQYEWAPADGVPPATGVLRFAEASDEEFLTVFTRIAEGSLDAQTRANLAAKGVDATARDEMDFYLRAPGKREWWRIAYTHEGEVAGMAIPSATPYNVNVGYLGVVPEFRGRGYVDEVLAEITRIHAANGESRVTATTDVGNAPMAAAFGRAGYRNTEIRINLSNDLRP